In Zingiber officinale cultivar Zhangliang chromosome 3B, Zo_v1.1, whole genome shotgun sequence, a single window of DNA contains:
- the LOC122055403 gene encoding auxin-responsive protein IAA30-like: MASGLGLEETELRLGLGWPCGGGSGGGGEGEGAKKRGFEETIDLKLQLQTPTETKESAAAVQSADNMMKKTPSLVNIASCGGCVDPEKPPASKAQVVGWPPVRSFRKNILSVHSEKRAGNNKDDSEKLGNSPAAFVKVSMDGAPYLRKVDLKMYKSYQELSMALQKMFSSFSTSTENSGSQGMSGRDYVNESKVMDLLNGSEYVPTYEDKDGDWMLVGDVPWEMFVDSCKRLRIMKGSEAIGIAPRAMEKRKNRS; encoded by the exons ATGGCGAGTGGATTGGGGTTGGAGGAGACGGAGCTGCGTCTGGGACTGGGCTGGCCCTGCGGGGGCGGCAGCGGCGGCGGAGGGGAAGGCGAGGGCGCGAAGAAGAGGGGATTCGAGGAGACCATTGATCTGAAGCTTCAGCTTCAGACTCCGACGGAGACGAAGGAATCGGCGGCGGCCGTGCAATCTGCCGACAATATGATGAAGAAGACGCCGAGCCTTGTGAACATTGCGTCTTGTGGCGGTTGCGTCGACCCGGAAAAGCCGCCTGCTTCCAA GGCACAGGTTGTGGGTTGGCCACCAGTGAGATCCTTCAGGAAGAACATCCTCTCTGTTCACTCTGAGAAGCGGGCCGGCAACAACAAAGATGACAGCGAAAAGCTTGGCAACTCTCCGGCAGCCTTTGTGAAGGTGAGCATGGATGGTGCTCCGTACCTGCGCAAGGTGGACCTAAAGATGTACAAGAGCTACCAAGAGCTTTCCATGGCCTTGCAGAAGATGTTCAGCTCCTTCAGCACCAGCACTG AAAACAGTGGTTCTCAGGGAATGAGTGGGAGGGACTACGTGAATGAGAGCAAGGTGATGGATCTGCTGAATGGATCTGAGTATGTACCAACCTATGAGGACAAGGATGGAGATTGGATGCTTGTCGGTGATGTTCCATGGGA GATGTTTGTTGACTCGTGCAAACGTTTACGTATCATGAAGGGATCAGAAGCCATTGGAATTG CACCAAGAGCCATGGAGAAGCGCAAGAACAGAAGCTAA